In Nocardia sp. NBC_00403, one DNA window encodes the following:
- the cbiE gene encoding precorrin-6y C5,15-methyltransferase (decarboxylating) subunit CbiE: MANVVSWTGPVISVVGIGADGWDGLGRAAREAIAGCAVLFGAERQLALVPVDPAIERVAWPSPLVPALPGLFEHHAGARICVLASGDPMFYGIGVTLVRLFGAAALRVLPQPSSAALACARLGWALAEVPVVSAVGRPVEAVLPELADRRRVLVLSADEHTPERIAELLRRNGFGESTVTILAQLGGPDERVRAATAQSWDLPAGDPLNIVAIECVADSKGPRATRIPGLPDALFGGGGQLTKAEVRALTIAALAPAPGELLWDVGGGSGSIAIEWCRTHPGCQAVAFERLEHRRRQIADNATALGVPQVVVRGEVRTEVGSTESAPPDAVFVGGGITQDGVLETCWSYLRHGGRLVANAVTAESEALLLTWAKTHGGELRKFQIYRAEPLGTFTAWRPQLPVTQWSVRKQGKDSL; this comes from the coding sequence GTGGCGAATGTCGTGTCGTGGACGGGCCCGGTGATATCGGTTGTCGGGATCGGAGCCGACGGGTGGGACGGGCTCGGGCGGGCAGCGCGGGAGGCGATCGCCGGATGCGCGGTGTTGTTCGGAGCGGAGCGCCAGTTGGCTTTGGTGCCAGTCGATCCAGCGATTGAGCGGGTGGCATGGCCGTCGCCGTTGGTGCCCGCGTTGCCCGGGTTGTTCGAGCACCACGCGGGCGCTCGTATCTGTGTGCTGGCCAGTGGCGATCCGATGTTCTACGGAATCGGAGTGACGCTGGTGCGACTGTTCGGCGCTGCGGCCTTGCGGGTGCTGCCGCAGCCCTCGTCGGCTGCGTTGGCATGTGCCCGGTTGGGGTGGGCGCTTGCCGAGGTGCCGGTGGTCAGCGCGGTCGGTCGGCCGGTGGAGGCAGTGCTGCCGGAGCTGGCGGATCGGCGGCGGGTGCTGGTGCTCAGCGCGGATGAGCACACGCCGGAGCGGATCGCGGAGCTGTTGCGCCGCAACGGATTCGGTGAGTCGACGGTGACGATACTCGCACAGCTGGGTGGCCCGGACGAGCGGGTTCGAGCGGCCACCGCGCAGAGCTGGGATCTGCCTGCGGGCGATCCGCTGAACATCGTGGCGATCGAATGCGTCGCGGATTCGAAGGGCCCGCGTGCCACGAGGATCCCGGGCCTCCCGGATGCGCTGTTCGGTGGCGGCGGGCAACTCACCAAAGCGGAAGTGCGGGCGCTGACCATTGCGGCCCTGGCGCCCGCACCGGGAGAGCTGCTGTGGGATGTCGGCGGCGGCTCGGGCAGCATCGCCATCGAATGGTGTCGTACACACCCGGGTTGCCAGGCGGTCGCCTTCGAACGGCTCGAGCACCGGAGGCGCCAGATCGCCGACAATGCCACCGCCCTGGGTGTCCCGCAGGTCGTCGTGCGTGGGGAGGTGCGCACCGAGGTCGGATCGACCGAATCTGCCCCTCCTGACGCGGTTTTCGTCGGTGGTGGGATCACCCAGGATGGCGTACTCGAGACATGCTGGTCGTACTTGCGCCACGGCGGCAGGCTCGTCGCGAACGCGGTGACCGCGGAATCGGAGGCGCTGCTGCTGACCTGGGCAAAAACCCACGGCGGTGAATTGCGCAAGTTTCAGATTTACCGGGCGGAACCATTGGGGACGTTCACGGCATGGCGCCCACAACTGCCGGTGACACAGTGGTCGGTGCGCAAACAGGGCAAGGACTCGCTGTGA
- a CDS encoding PPOX class F420-dependent oxidoreductase — protein sequence MPTSTAQLSPTALEFVTERHLATLTTLRADGTPHVVAVGFTWDPEAGLARVITNDGSVKVRNVRRSGYAAVSQVDGIRWLTLEGPATVLDDPDSVAEAVDRYAGRYRVPRENPTRVVIAIQVRRVLSSSTLTTPN from the coding sequence ATGCCGACCAGCACAGCACAGCTGTCCCCGACCGCACTCGAGTTCGTCACCGAGCGGCACCTCGCCACGCTGACCACGTTGCGAGCAGATGGCACCCCGCACGTTGTCGCGGTGGGGTTCACCTGGGATCCCGAGGCCGGGCTCGCGCGGGTGATCACCAATGACGGATCGGTGAAAGTGCGCAATGTGCGCCGGTCCGGGTACGCGGCGGTCAGCCAGGTGGACGGCATTCGCTGGCTCACCCTCGAAGGTCCGGCAACCGTCCTCGACGACCCCGACAGCGTCGCCGAAGCAGTCGATCGCTACGCCGGACGCTACCGCGTGCCCCGAGAGAACCCGACCCGCGTGGTGATCGCAATTCAGGTGCGGCGAGTGTTGTCGAGCAGCACACTCACGACCCCGAACTGA
- a CDS encoding cobalt-precorrin-6A reductase, with product MKILILGGTREARELAEIASGERGFDIVSSLAGRVSDPLLPEGVVRIGGFGGADGLWEWLVANAIEVVIDATHPFAATISMNAATATARADLPLLHVRRPGWSAGPGDKWIRVPDLEAAAAAVAGLGDRVFLTIGRQGVGAFAGLTEPWFLIRAIDPPVGNLPPHHELLLARGPFAVETESRLLASHRIDVLVTKDSGGDHTDAKLVAARGAGIPVVMIDRPALPADAIVAANVPDAVQWLRAQSASRA from the coding sequence CTGAAAATCCTGATTCTGGGCGGTACCCGGGAAGCCCGGGAACTCGCCGAAATCGCGTCCGGCGAGCGGGGATTCGACATCGTTTCCTCGCTCGCCGGACGCGTCAGCGACCCTCTGCTGCCCGAAGGCGTGGTGCGGATCGGCGGCTTCGGTGGCGCGGACGGCCTATGGGAGTGGCTGGTGGCCAACGCAATCGAGGTGGTGATCGATGCTACGCATCCGTTCGCGGCAACGATCAGCATGAACGCAGCCACTGCGACGGCGCGGGCGGATCTGCCGTTGCTGCATGTGCGTCGGCCCGGCTGGTCCGCGGGGCCGGGGGACAAGTGGATCCGCGTGCCCGATCTCGAGGCCGCCGCGGCAGCCGTTGCGGGACTGGGCGATCGAGTATTCCTGACGATCGGTCGGCAGGGGGTCGGCGCCTTCGCCGGCCTGACCGAGCCTTGGTTTCTGATCCGCGCGATCGACCCGCCGGTGGGCAACCTGCCGCCACATCACGAATTACTGCTTGCACGTGGCCCTTTCGCGGTCGAGACCGAATCGCGGTTGCTGGCATCGCACCGCATCGACGTGCTGGTCACCAAGGACAGCGGGGGAGATCACACCGACGCCAAACTCGTCGCGGCTCGCGGCGCGGGTATTCCCGTCGTCATGATCGACCGCCCCGCGCTCCCGGCCGACGCGATCGTTGCGGCGAACGTGCCGGACGCCGTGCAGTGGTTGCGCGCACAGTCCGCTTCCCGCGCCTGA
- a CDS encoding MFS transporter: MATLTTIDARSPARETISRQWWGVAAAMFAIAWGGNEFTPLLVMYKNNGLPVTTVDMLLFEYVLGIVPALLIGGPLSDRYGRRALLRPAPLIAAMGSLLLAFGSGSVPMLSAGRVLCGVALGLPMAVGSSWLKELAQPPFGPERPAGTGARRSAMSLTGGFAVGAGVAGVLAQWAPLPNTLAYLINAVLCLIATAWVARAPETLVPQENPGRFVEALKVPAAAHRRFRHVALPVALWLFTSAATAYAVMPTLMAPRVHDAPIAFSALITVITLGCGFAIQSAARRIDRPGTARAAVVALILVVAGMVSAALASATLTLWSTVVTAIVLGAGYGIGLVAGLQEIERIARPDDLAGLTAVFYSASYLGFGVPALLAFLHEAAGLGYPTMFAVAAVAAAGCLAVVARNYRS, encoded by the coding sequence ATGGCAACGCTCACCACCATCGACGCCCGATCACCCGCGCGCGAGACCATCTCGAGGCAGTGGTGGGGCGTTGCTGCGGCCATGTTCGCGATCGCCTGGGGCGGAAACGAATTCACCCCGCTGCTGGTGATGTACAAGAACAACGGACTGCCCGTCACCACCGTCGACATGTTGTTGTTCGAGTACGTGCTCGGCATTGTGCCCGCGCTGCTGATCGGCGGCCCGCTCTCGGACCGCTATGGCCGTCGCGCGCTGCTGCGTCCCGCGCCGCTGATCGCTGCCATGGGTTCGCTGTTGCTGGCATTCGGCTCAGGGTCCGTGCCGATGCTGTCGGCCGGACGGGTGCTGTGCGGGGTGGCGCTCGGTCTGCCGATGGCGGTGGGCAGCAGCTGGCTGAAAGAGCTCGCCCAGCCACCGTTCGGGCCCGAACGGCCCGCGGGAACCGGCGCGCGACGTTCGGCGATGAGCCTCACGGGTGGCTTTGCTGTCGGTGCGGGGGTGGCAGGCGTGCTTGCCCAGTGGGCGCCGCTGCCGAACACCCTCGCGTATCTGATCAACGCAGTGTTGTGTCTGATTGCCACGGCCTGGGTGGCGCGCGCACCGGAGACACTGGTCCCGCAGGAGAATCCGGGCCGTTTTGTCGAGGCCCTGAAGGTCCCTGCCGCTGCACACCGCCGATTCCGGCACGTGGCACTGCCGGTCGCGCTGTGGCTGTTCACCTCCGCCGCAACGGCGTACGCGGTGATGCCGACATTGATGGCACCGCGCGTGCACGATGCACCGATCGCATTTTCGGCACTGATCACCGTCATCACTCTCGGCTGCGGCTTCGCGATCCAATCGGCGGCCCGGCGCATCGACCGCCCGGGCACTGCCCGCGCCGCAGTGGTGGCGTTGATTCTGGTCGTCGCAGGAATGGTCTCGGCGGCGTTGGCATCGGCAACTCTCACCCTCTGGTCCACTGTCGTCACCGCAATCGTCCTCGGTGCCGGATACGGCATCGGCCTGGTTGCCGGCCTTCAGGAGATCGAACGAATCGCCCGCCCCGACGACCTGGCCGGCCTCACCGCGGTCTTCTACTCGGCAAGCTATCTCGGTTTCGGTGTTCCCGCCCTCCTCGCCTTCCTGCACGAGGCCGCGGGCCTCGGCTACCCGACGATGTTCGCCGTCGCCGCGGTCGCCGCAGCCGGCTGCCTGGCAGTGGTTGCCCGGAACTACCGAAGCTGA
- a CDS encoding SDR family NAD(P)-dependent oxidoreductase — translation MGLRGGGIADGPVLLLGGRSEIGLEVARRLAPGRVVILAARRSGELAEAGAAVLAAGATAVHCVEFDADDTASHPALLEKLAAEHGGLGVTVLAFGVLGDQARAEQDPAHALAVVHTDFVAQISVLTTLANLLRTQGSGQIVVFSSVAGVRVRRANYVYGSAKAGLDGFAGGLADALHGSGVHLLLVRTGFVIGRMTEGMDPAPFSSTPDQVAVAVVNGLRRRAGRVWCPRILQPVFFVMRLLPQAVWRRMPR, via the coding sequence ATGGGATTGCGAGGTGGCGGGATTGCCGACGGGCCGGTGCTGTTGCTCGGTGGGCGCAGCGAGATCGGGCTCGAGGTGGCCCGGCGGTTGGCGCCGGGGCGGGTGGTGATTCTCGCGGCGCGGCGTAGCGGCGAGTTGGCCGAGGCGGGCGCGGCTGTGCTGGCTGCCGGTGCGACGGCGGTACATTGCGTCGAGTTCGATGCCGATGACACGGCGAGTCACCCCGCGTTGCTCGAGAAGCTTGCGGCCGAGCATGGCGGACTGGGGGTGACCGTGCTCGCGTTCGGGGTGCTGGGAGATCAGGCGCGGGCCGAGCAGGATCCGGCGCATGCGCTCGCGGTGGTGCACACCGATTTCGTCGCACAGATCAGTGTGCTCACCACGCTGGCGAATCTGCTGCGTACGCAGGGCAGCGGCCAGATCGTCGTGTTCAGTTCGGTCGCGGGGGTGCGGGTGCGCCGGGCCAACTACGTGTACGGCTCGGCCAAAGCGGGACTCGACGGTTTCGCCGGAGGGCTTGCGGATGCGTTGCACGGCAGCGGTGTTCACCTGCTGCTGGTCCGCACCGGGTTCGTGATCGGACGGATGACCGAGGGTATGGACCCGGCGCCATTCTCGAGCACGCCGGACCAGGTCGCCGTGGCCGTGGTCAACGGTCTCCGTCGCCGCGCAGGTCGGGTGTGGTGCCCGCGCATACTGCAACCGGTGTTCTTCGTCATGCGCCTGCTGCCACAGGCAGTGTGGCGGCGGATGCCTCGGTGA
- a CDS encoding 5'-3' exonuclease — protein sequence MTSAATSGGPLLLLDGASLWFRAFHAIPEKITAPDGRSVNAVRGFTDMVASLITKHSPSRLVVCLDLNWRPAFRVELVPSYKAHRLDTSMAAAPGAEEVPDRLTPQVEMILEVLAAAGIATGGAEGLEADDVLGTLATREHTDPVVVVSGDRDLLQLVRDEPAPRVRVLYAGRGLAKAELFGPAEVAAKYGVPLANAGRAYADMATLRGDASDGLPGVAGIGDKSAALLISRFGSLEALQAALEDPAADLSQGVRAKLRAADTYLKAAASVVRVVCDAEVELSRPDTLPTTPADPQRLRELATEYNAESPVARLVTALAAANAS from the coding sequence GTGACTTCAGCCGCGACTTCCGGTGGACCTCTCCTACTGCTCGACGGAGCGAGCCTATGGTTCCGTGCATTCCATGCGATCCCCGAGAAGATCACCGCACCCGACGGCCGGTCGGTGAATGCGGTGCGTGGTTTCACCGACATGGTCGCGTCGCTCATCACCAAGCATTCGCCGAGCAGGTTGGTTGTCTGTCTCGATCTGAATTGGCGGCCTGCGTTCCGGGTAGAGCTGGTGCCCTCGTACAAGGCGCACCGGCTCGACACCTCGATGGCCGCCGCTCCTGGCGCCGAGGAGGTGCCGGATCGGCTCACCCCGCAGGTCGAGATGATTCTGGAGGTGCTGGCTGCGGCAGGCATCGCGACGGGCGGCGCGGAGGGGCTGGAGGCCGACGACGTGCTCGGGACGCTCGCCACCCGGGAGCACACCGACCCGGTGGTGGTCGTCAGCGGTGATCGCGACCTGCTGCAGTTGGTGCGCGACGAGCCTGCACCGCGGGTGCGCGTGCTCTACGCGGGTCGCGGACTGGCCAAGGCCGAACTGTTCGGCCCCGCCGAAGTCGCCGCGAAATACGGTGTGCCCCTGGCGAATGCGGGACGGGCCTACGCGGACATGGCAACACTGCGCGGTGACGCATCGGACGGGCTGCCCGGGGTGGCGGGCATCGGTGACAAGTCCGCCGCGCTCTTGATCTCGCGATTCGGTTCACTGGAAGCGCTGCAAGCCGCCCTCGAGGATCCGGCCGCGGATCTTTCGCAGGGTGTGCGCGCCAAACTGCGGGCCGCCGATACCTATCTGAAAGCCGCCGCTTCTGTGGTCCGCGTGGTCTGCGATGCCGAAGTCGAACTCTCGCGACCGGATACGCTCCCCACAACTCCGGCGGACCCGCAACGTCTGCGCGAACTGGCCACCGAATACAACGCGGAAAGCCCCGTCGCGCGCCTGGTCACCGCTTTGGCGGCGGCCAACGCCTCCTGA
- a CDS encoding precorrin-8X methylmutase, with product MSDVRASYLTDGAEIYRRSFATIRAEADLTAFPPDVAQVVVRMIHGCGQVDLAQDVAFSPGVVAAARTALRTGAPILCDANMVASGVTRKRLPADNDVLCTLTDPRVPELAAALGNTRSAAALELWRDRLDGAVVAIGNAPTALFHLLDMLDAGAPRPAAVLGIPVGFIGAAESKDALIDFGGVEFLTVRGRRGGSAITASALNAIASEQE from the coding sequence ATGTCCGACGTGCGTGCCAGCTACCTCACCGACGGGGCCGAGATCTATCGGCGCTCGTTCGCGACGATCCGCGCCGAAGCGGATCTGACCGCGTTCCCGCCGGATGTGGCACAGGTGGTGGTGCGAATGATTCATGGGTGCGGACAGGTGGATCTCGCACAGGACGTGGCCTTTTCGCCCGGGGTAGTGGCGGCGGCCCGCACCGCGCTGCGTACCGGTGCACCGATTCTGTGTGATGCCAACATGGTGGCGTCGGGGGTTACACGCAAACGGTTGCCCGCCGATAACGATGTGCTCTGCACTTTGACAGATCCGCGCGTGCCGGAACTTGCCGCCGCACTGGGCAATACGCGGTCGGCCGCGGCGCTCGAGCTGTGGCGGGATCGGCTCGACGGCGCGGTGGTCGCCATCGGAAACGCACCGACCGCACTGTTCCATCTACTGGACATGCTCGATGCCGGCGCGCCGCGCCCAGCGGCGGTTCTCGGCATTCCCGTCGGCTTCATCGGCGCCGCCGAATCCAAAGATGCACTGATCGACTTCGGTGGGGTCGAATTCTTGACCGTGCGCGGCCGGCGGGGCGGCAGCGCCATCACCGCGTCGGCGCTGAATGCGATTGCGAGCGAACAGGAATGA
- a CDS encoding M24 family metallopeptidase — protein sequence MSSHTESRFAADVYGNRLERAVELMRAAHLDALLITPGPDLRYLIGSAAESFERLTCLVIPADGAAPSVVIPKLELASLEGSAVGDLGLPVFDWVDGTDPYHLVKSALHVGSRVAVTDAMPALHLLPLAESFSGLPVSATPVLREMRMVKDAAEIDALRRAGAAIDRVHARMGEWLRAGRTEAEVRADIAAAIVEEGHTAAAFVIVGSGPHGADPHHEVSQRVIEQGDVVVIDIGGPVEPGYYSDSTRTYVLGEPSQDVAVQFAELEQAQAVAVAAVRPGVTAESIDAAARNPLTAAGFGPAFVHRTGHGIGLSVHEEPYIVAGNDLILQPGMAFSIEPGIYFRGEWGARIEDIVVVTEDGCESMNNRPHGLTVL from the coding sequence ATGAGCTCGCACACGGAGTCACGATTCGCGGCGGATGTCTACGGTAATCGGCTCGAGCGGGCCGTCGAACTGATGCGGGCCGCTCATCTCGATGCCCTCCTGATCACGCCGGGGCCGGATTTGCGGTACCTGATCGGGTCGGCGGCCGAGTCCTTCGAGCGGCTCACCTGCCTGGTGATCCCGGCCGACGGTGCTGCGCCCTCGGTGGTGATCCCGAAGTTGGAGCTGGCGTCGCTGGAGGGTTCGGCGGTGGGCGATCTCGGTTTGCCGGTGTTCGATTGGGTCGACGGCACCGATCCGTATCATCTGGTGAAGTCGGCGCTGCATGTCGGTTCCCGGGTCGCCGTCACCGATGCGATGCCCGCACTGCACCTGCTGCCGTTGGCGGAATCCTTTAGCGGCCTGCCGGTTTCGGCTACGCCCGTGCTCCGTGAAATGCGCATGGTCAAGGACGCCGCGGAGATCGACGCGCTGCGCAGGGCCGGAGCGGCGATCGACCGCGTGCACGCCAGGATGGGTGAGTGGCTGCGCGCCGGGCGTACCGAGGCAGAGGTGCGTGCCGACATCGCGGCCGCGATCGTCGAGGAGGGCCACACCGCTGCCGCGTTCGTCATCGTGGGCAGCGGGCCGCACGGTGCGGACCCACACCACGAGGTGTCGCAGCGGGTAATCGAACAGGGTGATGTGGTCGTGATCGATATCGGCGGTCCGGTAGAGCCCGGCTACTACTCCGACTCGACCCGCACCTACGTGCTCGGCGAACCGAGCCAGGATGTGGCGGTGCAATTCGCCGAGCTGGAACAGGCCCAGGCCGTCGCGGTCGCCGCGGTCCGCCCCGGCGTGACCGCCGAATCGATCGACGCCGCGGCGCGAAACCCGTTGACCGCCGCCGGGTTCGGCCCCGCCTTCGTGCACCGCACCGGTCACGGCATCGGCCTGTCCGTGCACGAGGAGCCGTACATCGTCGCGGGCAACGACCTGATCCTGCAGCCGGGTATGGCATTCAGCATCGAACCCGGCATCTACTTCCGTGGTGAGTGGGGCGCCCGGATCGAAGACATCGTCGTGGTCACCGAGGACGGCTGTGAGTCGATGAACAATCGCCCACACGGGCTGACGGTGTTGTAA
- a CDS encoding PadR family transcriptional regulator produces the protein MTNTATQRKPLNSTAASLLGFLHESPMSGWDLVSAAQDRIGDFWTITQSQVYRELSSMDASGLVEKGETGARERTPYQITDAGREAFLEWIARDPGGETIRVPLLLTMSFGEHLDPDHLDQMIAANREIHQQRLTRYLAQDCTGKPPHQRATLEFGIGYERAVLEWFDHLPSLLGR, from the coding sequence TTGACGAATACCGCGACACAACGCAAACCGCTGAATTCCACAGCCGCGTCACTCCTCGGGTTTCTGCACGAGAGCCCGATGTCGGGGTGGGATCTGGTGTCCGCTGCACAGGACCGTATCGGTGATTTCTGGACGATCACCCAGAGCCAGGTATACCGCGAGTTGTCCTCGATGGATGCGTCCGGGCTGGTCGAGAAGGGCGAGACGGGAGCACGGGAGCGAACCCCCTATCAGATCACCGATGCGGGCCGCGAAGCATTCCTGGAGTGGATTGCCCGAGATCCGGGCGGCGAGACAATTCGAGTGCCCTTGCTACTGACGATGTCCTTCGGAGAACACCTCGACCCCGATCACCTCGACCAGATGATCGCCGCGAACCGGGAGATCCACCAGCAACGACTCACCCGCTATCTCGCCCAGGACTGCACCGGGAAACCGCCACACCAGCGCGCCACGCTGGAGTTCGGCATCGGCTACGAGCGTGCGGTACTCGAATGGTTCGACCACCTGCCGAGCCTGCTCGGCCGCTGA
- the cobJ gene encoding precorrin-3B C(17)-methyltransferase, with protein MTNSTVHGKLWGVGLGPGDPELVTVKAARIIAAADVIAFHSARHGRSISRAIAAPYMREGQLEEHLVYPVTTEATDHPGGYQGAIDEFYEQAAERLAAHLAAGRSVALLAAGDPLFYSSYMHMHRRLADRFDAEIIPGITSVSAASAALGTPLVEGEQVLTVLPGTMPTAELTRRLRDTEAAAIMKLGRTYPGVRQALSDSGRLDGAYYIERASSDRQRVLRAADVDDAEVPYFSITLVPGPQPTTPLRLASSKQTQRRVATGPTAAPSNGLPGEVVVVGLGPGSADWTTPEVSKALAEATDLVGYTTYINRVPARPGQRRHASDNRVESERAAMALDLAKQGAQVVVVSSGDPGVFAMAAAVLEESADPQWEGVPVRVLPGMTAANAVASRVGAPLGHDYAMISLSDRLKPWEVVAQRLSAVAAADMTIAIYNPASSQRTWQVSAMRDLLLEHRKPDTPVVIGRDVGGPTESVRVVPLAELDPAEVDMRTLLIIGASTTASRDTDDGPRVYTSRRYQR; from the coding sequence ATGACCAACAGCACGGTCCACGGCAAGTTGTGGGGTGTCGGGCTCGGGCCGGGCGACCCGGAACTGGTGACGGTCAAGGCGGCCAGGATCATCGCAGCGGCCGATGTGATCGCCTTCCACAGCGCCAGGCACGGCCGCAGCATCTCACGCGCGATCGCCGCCCCGTACATGCGCGAAGGTCAGCTCGAGGAGCACCTCGTCTATCCGGTGACCACCGAGGCCACCGACCATCCCGGCGGATATCAGGGCGCGATCGACGAGTTCTACGAGCAGGCCGCCGAGCGTCTGGCGGCACATCTGGCAGCGGGCCGCTCGGTGGCGCTGCTCGCGGCGGGCGATCCGCTCTTCTACAGCTCCTACATGCACATGCACCGCCGCCTCGCCGACCGATTCGATGCCGAGATCATTCCGGGCATCACCTCGGTCAGCGCCGCGTCCGCGGCTCTGGGCACCCCCCTGGTGGAAGGCGAACAGGTGCTCACGGTACTGCCGGGCACCATGCCGACCGCCGAGCTCACCCGCCGCCTCCGCGACACCGAAGCGGCCGCCATCATGAAACTCGGACGCACCTACCCCGGTGTGCGCCAAGCGCTCTCGGATTCCGGACGACTCGACGGCGCCTACTACATCGAGCGCGCCAGCTCCGATCGTCAACGCGTCCTCCGCGCAGCCGACGTCGACGACGCGGAGGTGCCGTACTTCTCGATCACCCTGGTGCCGGGCCCGCAGCCGACTACCCCACTGCGCCTGGCGAGTAGCAAGCAGACGCAGCGCCGGGTCGCAACCGGACCGACCGCCGCACCGTCGAACGGTCTGCCGGGAGAAGTCGTCGTGGTTGGACTCGGTCCCGGCTCGGCGGACTGGACCACGCCGGAGGTGAGCAAAGCCCTCGCCGAGGCCACCGATCTCGTCGGCTACACCACCTACATCAACCGCGTGCCGGCGCGCCCCGGGCAGCGCAGACATGCCAGCGACAATCGCGTGGAATCCGAGCGTGCCGCTATGGCACTGGATTTGGCCAAGCAGGGCGCGCAGGTCGTGGTGGTCTCCTCGGGTGATCCCGGAGTGTTCGCCATGGCGGCGGCGGTGCTGGAAGAATCCGCCGACCCACAGTGGGAGGGGGTGCCGGTGCGGGTACTGCCCGGCATGACCGCCGCCAACGCCGTGGCCAGCCGAGTCGGCGCGCCACTCGGCCACGACTACGCGATGATCTCGCTGTCGGACCGGCTCAAGCCGTGGGAGGTTGTCGCCCAACGTCTCTCGGCCGTGGCCGCCGCCGACATGACGATCGCGATCTACAATCCGGCCTCCTCCCAACGCACCTGGCAGGTCAGTGCGATGCGGGATCTGCTGCTCGAACACCGCAAGCCCGACACCCCGGTGGTGATCGGCCGCGACGTCGGCGGCCCCACCGAGTCGGTCCGGGTGGTACCACTCGCCGAACTGGACCCCGCCGAGGTCGACATGCGCACGCTGCTCATCATCGGCGCATCCACCACCGCATCGAGGGACACCGACGACGGCCCGCGCGTTTACACCTCGCGGCGCTACCAACGCTGA
- a CDS encoding Lrp/AsnC family transcriptional regulator, whose product MDDIDRRILAHLLREARASFQEIGAKVGLSAPAVKRRVDKMVASRQITGFTAMVNPAALGWKTEAYVEVYYRDNITPAELRRSLEPIPQVVGVWTIAGEADALVHVMATDMAEIESTVERIRENTRVGRTRSAIVMSRILERPRT is encoded by the coding sequence GTGGACGACATCGACCGGCGGATTCTGGCCCACTTGCTCAGGGAGGCACGCGCGTCGTTCCAAGAAATCGGCGCGAAAGTCGGCCTGTCGGCGCCCGCGGTCAAGCGGCGTGTCGACAAGATGGTGGCCAGCAGGCAGATCACCGGATTCACCGCCATGGTCAATCCCGCCGCGCTCGGCTGGAAAACCGAGGCATATGTCGAGGTCTACTACCGCGACAACATCACCCCGGCCGAACTGCGGCGCAGCCTCGAACCGATTCCCCAGGTCGTCGGGGTGTGGACAATCGCGGGCGAGGCCGATGCGCTGGTCCACGTGATGGCCACCGATATGGCCGAGATCGAGTCGACCGTCGAACGCATCCGCGAGAACACTCGGGTCGGCCGCACGCGCAGCGCCATCGTCATGTCGCGCATCCTCGAACGGCCGCGGACCTGA
- a CDS encoding GntR family transcriptional regulator, whose amino-acid sequence MQLVSKTYSSAERAFHEVKERILTGMLPGGELISEGEIAADLDMSRTPVREAFLRLEAEGWMKLYPKRGALIVPIPPAEAEHVAHARYVVETGAVRALVAVDRSTLDAALQDSLDRQRELADTKDFARFAVVDTDFHRTYVVAAGNPMLTGFYDSLRERQRRMNSVALHRGSTDIDKIIEQHARLADLIGTGDATGFAAALVEHLAGVHQLELSGL is encoded by the coding sequence ATGCAACTTGTGTCTAAGACGTATTCATCGGCCGAGCGCGCATTTCATGAGGTGAAGGAACGCATTCTCACCGGCATGCTGCCGGGCGGCGAGCTGATCAGCGAGGGTGAGATCGCCGCCGACCTCGACATGTCCAGGACACCGGTCCGCGAGGCGTTCCTGCGGCTCGAGGCGGAGGGGTGGATGAAGCTCTACCCCAAGCGCGGTGCGCTGATAGTGCCGATCCCGCCGGCAGAGGCCGAGCACGTGGCCCACGCCAGGTACGTCGTGGAGACCGGGGCCGTGCGTGCACTGGTCGCTGTTGATCGCTCGACGCTCGACGCAGCCCTGCAGGATTCACTCGACCGGCAGCGGGAGCTGGCCGACACCAAGGACTTCGCGCGTTTCGCCGTGGTAGACACCGACTTTCACCGCACTTACGTCGTCGCTGCGGGCAACCCGATGCTCACCGGCTTCTACGATTCACTGCGCGAACGGCAGCGGCGGATGAACAGTGTTGCGCTGCACCGTGGTTCGACCGACATAGACAAGATCATCGAGCAGCACGCGCGGCTGGCCGACCTGATCGGAACAGGCGATGCGACAGGCTTCGCCGCCGCACTCGTCGAGCATCTCGCGGGCGTGCACCAGCTGGAACTGAGCGGGCTGTGA